The Thermoflexus hugenholtzii JAD2 genomic interval GTCTTCATGGGCAAGGAAAGCGTGGATGGGAACTCCGCCCAGGTCCCGCCCGCCCTCGCCCGCCGCCTCGGCTGGCCGCTGCTGGCCTATGTGGGGAAGATCCGCGAGATCGATCCTGCCGGGCGGACCATCGTGGTGGAGCGGATCCTGGAGGAGGGCCGTCAGGTGGTGCGGGCGCCTCTTCCGGCTGTCCTCAGCGCGATGCAGATGAACGAACCCCGCTATCCTTCCTTTATGGGCATCCGCAAGGCCGCCCGGATGCAGATCCCGGTCTGGACGGCCGCGGATCTGGGGCTGACGCCGGAACAGGTTGGCGCGGCCGCCTCCGCCGCCCGCTGGCCCTCCGTTTTCGCGCCCCCCAAGCAGGAGATCCAGTGTGAGTTCATCCAGGGCGAGTCCCCCGAGGAGATCGCCCGGATCCTGGTGGATCGCCTGCTCGCGGAGAAGGTGCTGTAAAGGAACAGGCGCTGTGGCAGGCCACGCTTCCGGAACGAACCCGCTGGGAGGATCCGCATGAGCGGCATCTGGGTCTGGCTGGAGCAGTTCCAGGGGAAGATCCCCTCGGTCGCCTGGGAGACCCTCGGGGTCGCCCGGCGCCTGGCAGACGCGCAGGGGACGGCGGTGACCGCCGTGTTGATGGGGGACGGGATCGCCGCCCTAGCTGAGGAAGCCATCGCCATGGGCGCGGATGAAGTGCGGGTGATGGAGCACGCCGCCCTGGCGGACTTCCGCCTAGAGCCTTACCTCGCCGCCTTCGTCCCCCACATCCGGGAAGGGGCTCCCCAGGCGGTCTTGCTCCCCTCCACCGCCCGGGGGCGGGAGCTGGCGGGAGGGCTGGCCGCGGAGCTGGGCACCGCCGCCCTGGTGGATGTGATCGAGGTCTCGGTGGAAGACCAGCGGATCACAGCGGTCCGCCCGATCTATGAGGGCAAGCTGTTCGCCCGGACCTACGTCGAGCGCACGCCGGCCATCCTCACGGTTCGGGGACGGGCGTTCCCTCGGCCGGACCCGGATCCGAACCGGAAGGGGGAGATCCGGTCGGTCGCCGTGGCGCTGGACCCCTCTGCTTTCCCCACACAGGTCCTGGAGTGGATCCAAGAGGCGGAGGGGGAGATCAGCCTGAACGAGGCCCGCATCGTGGTGGGGGGCGGGCGGGGCGTGGGCAGCCCGGAAGGCTTCGAGCCGCTGCGGGAGCTGGCCCGCGCCCTGGGGGCGGCCCTGGGGGCGACCCGCGCGGTGGTGGACGCCGGGTGGATCCCCTATAAGTATCAGGTGGGCCAGACCGGAAAGACCATCAGCCCCGATCTCTACATCGCCTGCGGGGTCTCCGGGGCCATCCAGCACCTCTCCGGCCTGCGGGGGGTGAAGGTCATCGTGGCCATCAACAAGGACCCAGAGGCCCCGATCTTCAAGGTCGCCCGTTACGGCGTGGTGGACGATCTGTTCAAGATCGTCCCCGCCCTCACCGCCGAGCTCCGTCGCCGCGGGTTAGCCCGGGGCTGAGCGATCGATCCATCCCGACTTTCTTCAAATGGGAGACGGGCAGCAAAGCCGTCCGTCTCCCGTTTCATCGGTTACGGCCCTTCCACCAGGAAGAGCGGCAGGCCGCCGACGGCGGCCTCTCCCTGCTTCCGGCGGTCCGGGTTGCACCAGGTGGGCGTGTTGTAGTTGGTGGCGCCCGGCAGTGAGAAGGTGTAAACTCCATCCACCGGCGTCACCGAGGTGGCCACCCCGGTCCGGACGTCGTAAACCACGCCCCGGGGAGCCGTCGCCGTCACCGTAATGGTTGCCGGGATCTCCATCCGGGTCCAGGCCAGCAGCACCCGCGCGCCGTCCGGTCGCTGGAAGGCGAACCATTCCACCTGCCCGCTGCACGCCCCCCAGTCGGTCCGGCCGTTCGTGGAGCGCCAGCGCCAGAGGGGCTTTGCGTCCCGCAGATGGGTGCTCACCAGCCGGTAAGCGGCTGCGGCCGGTCGCGCTCCGGCGTCCGATGGATAACACGGCGCCGGCGTGGGATTGCGATACAGGCCGAAGGCGTCGTGCGCCTCTGGCCCGTTTCCACAGTCATCGTGCAGCATGAAGTGAAAGATCACCCGCGCCCCGCTCCAGATCGCGTAGGCCGCGCTCTGCACCACATACGCCGCGGCCTCCTCCTTCGTCCCGCGATAGGCGCTGTCCGGATCCCACGTCGGACCCGGGTGATCGTCCCATACCGGCAACCCGCTCTCGTTGACCCAAAGCGCTTTGGTGAGGCCGAAGGCCCCGAGGGTCCCCTTCACTTGATTGAGATAGCGGAACGTCTGCCAGGCGTAGCTGTAGCTGTGGACCGGCAGGATGTCGAAATACCAGCCGAAGGCGTCCCGCAGCTGGGGATCCGGATCGTTCTGGAGGATCGTGAGGACCTCGCGCAGCCAGTTGGGCTTCTCGAAGATCGCCAGCCCGCCGAACAGGATGCGGGCCTGGGGATCCGCCTGGCGGGCGGCGATGGCGGCCACCCGGAGCAGGCGGGCGTAATCCGCCGCGCTTCCACTCCAGAAGAACGAAAGATCGGGCTCGTTCCAGATCTCCCAGTCACGCACCCCGCGCCCGGCCGGCCACCCGGGCACCTCCCGACTCGCCACCCCGCCCGGCCGGTAGCGGGCGACGGCCTGATAGACAAAGGCGGCCCATCGGTTCTCCGGGTTGATGATCTTGCTCGGGCCGGGCCGGTCCGTGCCGTCGGTGAAGATGGGAGCGTAGAGGCCGGCCGGGGGGCTCGCCGCGGCAATGGCGATGGGTGCCCCGGGTGTGCGCGCCTCCGAACGGCGCAGGATGGAGCCGCCCACAGGCGGTCGAAGAGGGAGGCCTCCGGTCGCGTAGAAGCCCGGGGTGCCGAGGAGGATGAGGGAAACCTCGAAGCCCTGGGCCAGAGCGTCCCGGAGGGCGGTGTCGACGGAAGCCCACTGATAGACGCCCGGCGAGGTCTCCACCCCGCTCCAGTAGAGCGGCCAGCGGTCCCACCGGGCGCCCAGCTGCCGCGCGCGATCGAACCGGGCGGCGTCAGCCGGCCACTCCGCTGAGGTGATGAAGACCAGCCCGAACTCCACCCGGGGAGGAGCCTCCGGCCCCTGACGAGCGACGAGGGGCAGATACACGCGGAATGAAAGGGTCTGAGGACTCCCCCACCAGTCTCCGCTGGGCGGAGGAGCCGCCCCGCCGGAGGGGAGGGTGGGGATCGCCTCCCCCCAGGCTCCGCCTCTCAGCAACAGGAGGATCAGGATCCAGATCCCACGGCGCGCCCACACGGAGTTCCTTCCATCGCCTGGGTTGAGGCCGTCTCAGGAGCCACCCGCGGCGAGGGCGGCCAGAACCTGAGCGGGGGTCCGACGGCCCCGGGGCGTGCGGTCGAAGTCCGCATCGAAGCTCACCAGGATAAGCCCATGCTTCTCCGCCGCCACATATTGATACGCATCATCGAAATCCAGCCGGAATGCACGTGCGGCTTCCACTACGGTAGGCATATCCTCGACATCTAACTTCACCAGGCCGAATCCGGACCGGAATACATCTTCGATGAGACGCAGGAAGGCATCATGGCGCTGAAAACGGAAGAGGATGATCCCGAGGGAGTAGAGGGTAAACTGGCTCATGAAACCACGGCTGGGCTCGATCTGGCGGAGCAAACGCTCAGCCTCATCCGCTCTCTCCTGAGCCAGGAGCATCTCCAGCCATATGCTGGTATCCAGGAGGAACATTAATCCCCCCACCACTCCTGGGCTTTGTGCTGGAGTTCCACCGCAGTGAAGTGGGCCCGCAGATCCTGGAGCGCGCCCTTCCAGTCCAGGCGAAGCGGCTCCAGGCTGCGCTTTGCTCGCTTCTGCAGGAGGAACTCAACGAAATCCTCCACCTCCTGCCGCAGCTCCGGGGGCAGCTCCCGGATCATCTCCTCCAGGGTCTTCACGGCCGCCTCCCCCTTGAAGGCTCCAGGTCATCATAACCGGAAGGCATCGGCGTGCCAAGGGGGCGCCCGGGAACGCAGGAGGCCGGGCAGCCGGCAGGCTCGAACCCCGGGGTAAAATGAACCCGGAACTCAAAGAGCACCCCGGGATGGCATCCGGCATGCCGGAGAAGCCTTGCGTGGCCCTGATCCACTACACGGCCCCGCCGGTAGTCGGTGGGGTGGAGGCCGTGCTTGCCCGCCAGGCCCGCGCCCTGGCGGCGGCCGGCTACCCTGTCCGGATCATCGCCGGCGTCGCGGCCGTGGATGCGCCCGGGGTGGAAGCGGTGGCCATCCCGCCGATGTATGGGGCCCATTCAGACATTGCCCCTCTCCAGGCGGCGCTGATGGAGGGCCGCCTCCCGGACGCTTTCCCTCAATGGCGGGAGCGGCTGCGTCGCGCCCTCCGGGAGGCCCTGCACGGGGTCGACGTGGCCATCCTTCACAACGTCTGCACCATGGACAAAAACCTCGTCCTCTCTGCGGCCCTCTATGATCTGGTCACCGAGGAGCCCCGGCGCTGGATCGGATGGCATCACGATGCGGTGATCCTGCGGGCGGGCGCTCCGCGTTTCCCGGGCGAGCCGTGGGAGCTGCTCGTTCGGCCCTGGCCGGTGATCCACGTGACGGTCTCCGAGGCCCGCCGGCAGGCCCTGGCCGCCGCCTGGGGGATCCCGGCCGCGCGCATCCACGTGATCCCGAACGGGGTGGACCTCGGGGAGTTCTTCCGCTGGGGCGCCCGCACGCGATCCCTGGTGGAACGCCTGAGCCTGATGGCCGCCGATGCCATCCTCCTGACCCCGGTCCGCATCACCCGCCGCAAGCGACTGGAGGAGGCCCTGGCGGTCCTCCGGTGTCTGCGGGCGCAAACGGGATGGGACGCCCGGCTGGTGGTGACCGGCCCGCCGGGCGCCCACACACCGGCCAACCGGGCATATCTGGAAGCGCTGCGCGCCCAGCGGGCCGCGTGGGGGCTGGAGGGGGCAGCGCACTTCCTGTATGAACATCTGGGGGAGGGTCTGCCAGAGGAGGCGGTGGCGGATTTCTACACGTTGGCGGACGCGGTGCTGCTCACCAGCGAAGAGGAGGGGTTCGGGCTGCCGGTCCTGGAGGCGGGGCTGGCGCGTCTGCCGGTGTTCGCCCGGGAGCTCCCCCCCTTGCGGGAGCTGGGCCGAGAGGATGTGTTCCTGTTTCCCACGGAGGCCGCCCCGGAGGCCCTCGCCGCGGCCATCGCCCGCTTCCTGGAGACGGACCCGGTGGCCCGGCTGCGCCGCCGCGTCCGCCAGCAATTCGACGCCGATCGCCTGATCCGGGAGCGCTTGATTCCCCTGCTGGAAGAGACGCCCTCCTGAGGTTCCCTCCTCACCAGAGATAAAAACCCCTCCCGGTCTTCCGGCCGAGGAGGCCGGCCCGGACCATCTGGCGAAGCACGGGGGCAGCCCGATAGGCGCCGCTTCGATGCTCCGCCTCCAGGGCATCCAAGATGGCCACCACCAGGTCCAGGCCGATGAGGTCCCCCCACTCCAGGGGCCCCCGAGGGTAGTTCGTGCCCAGCTTCATCGCCGTGTCGATGTCCTCAGGGGCTGCTACTCCTTCCATCACCGCGAAGGCCGCCTCGTTGATCAGGGCACACAGGATGCGCGGGTGCACCATCCCCACCGCGTCCTGAACCACCACGGGGGAGAGGCCCAGCGCCTGCCACCAGGCCCTTGCCCGCTCCAGCGCTCCGGTATCCCCTGGAAGGGAACGGGCCAGCTCCACCGGAAGCCCGAGGCTCAGGGGCGGCAGGAGTGCGAACCCTACTACACGGCCCGGATGACGGGTCCAGCCCGCCACCTGGGTCGCGGAGACGGTGAGACAGAGGCTCAGCAACAGTGTCTCGGGGGGCAGGGCCGCATCCAGGATCTCCACCAGAGCCTGCTTGGCCTCCGGGGGGTAGGGCAGGGCCTCCACCGCCAGGGCGCTCCGCCGCGCCTCCGCCTCCAAGGTGGGGCGCAGCTCCGGCGCGGGCCACCCCTCCAGAGTCAACACGGAAGCCGGATAGCCTTTCTCCAGGCACCACGCGCCGATCTCCTCCGCGAAGATGCTCGCTCCCACGATCAGCACGCGCTCCTTCAGCGGTTGGGTTCCCATCCCCCCTTCCTCCCAAACCGTGATCCGGGGATCTCGCGGGCTTAGGCCGGTGAGGCCTCGTAGTTATACCATCCTTTCCCGGTTTTGCGGCCCAGACGGCCGGCCTGGACCATCTGGCGCTGCAAGGGGTGTGGGCGAAAGCGGGGCTCCTCGAAGAAGGCCCGATAGACGCTCTCGCTGACCGCCAGGTTGACATCCAGCCCGATGAGATCCATCAGCTCGAAGGGCCCCATGCGGAACCCCAGGGTCCGCATGATCC includes:
- a CDS encoding 3-hydroxyacyl-CoA dehydrogenase family protein, producing MGTQPLKERVLIVGASIFAEEIGAWCLEKGYPASVLTLEGWPAPELRPTLEAEARRSALAVEALPYPPEAKQALVEILDAALPPETLLLSLCLTVSATQVAGWTRHPGRVVGFALLPPLSLGLPVELARSLPGDTGALERARAWWQALGLSPVVVQDAVGMVHPRILCALINEAAFAVMEGVAAPEDIDTAMKLGTNYPRGPLEWGDLIGLDLVVAILDALEAEHRSGAYRAAPVLRQMVRAGLLGRKTGRGFYLW
- a CDS encoding DUF2281 domain-containing protein, translated to MKTLEEMIRELPPELRQEVEDFVEFLLQKRAKRSLEPLRLDWKGALQDLRAHFTAVELQHKAQEWWGD
- a CDS encoding GH39 family glycosyl hydrolase; the protein is MWARRGIWILILLLLRGGAWGEAIPTLPSGGAAPPPSGDWWGSPQTLSFRVYLPLVARQGPEAPPRVEFGLVFITSAEWPADAARFDRARQLGARWDRWPLYWSGVETSPGVYQWASVDTALRDALAQGFEVSLILLGTPGFYATGGLPLRPPVGGSILRRSEARTPGAPIAIAAASPPAGLYAPIFTDGTDRPGPSKIINPENRWAAFVYQAVARYRPGGVASREVPGWPAGRGVRDWEIWNEPDLSFFWSGSAADYARLLRVAAIAARQADPQARILFGGLAIFEKPNWLREVLTILQNDPDPQLRDAFGWYFDILPVHSYSYAWQTFRYLNQVKGTLGAFGLTKALWVNESGLPVWDDHPGPTWDPDSAYRGTKEEAAAYVVQSAAYAIWSGARVIFHFMLHDDCGNGPEAHDAFGLYRNPTPAPCYPSDAGARPAAAAYRLVSTHLRDAKPLWRWRSTNGRTDWGACSGQVEWFAFQRPDGARVLLAWTRMEIPATITVTATAPRGVVYDVRTGVATSVTPVDGVYTFSLPGATNYNTPTWCNPDRRKQGEAAVGGLPLFLVEGP
- a CDS encoding glycosyltransferase family 4 protein; this translates as MPEKPCVALIHYTAPPVVGGVEAVLARQARALAAAGYPVRIIAGVAAVDAPGVEAVAIPPMYGAHSDIAPLQAALMEGRLPDAFPQWRERLRRALREALHGVDVAILHNVCTMDKNLVLSAALYDLVTEEPRRWIGWHHDAVILRAGAPRFPGEPWELLVRPWPVIHVTVSEARRQALAAAWGIPAARIHVIPNGVDLGEFFRWGARTRSLVERLSLMAADAILLTPVRITRRKRLEEALAVLRCLRAQTGWDARLVVTGPPGAHTPANRAYLEALRAQRAAWGLEGAAHFLYEHLGEGLPEEAVADFYTLADAVLLTSEEEGFGLPVLEAGLARLPVFARELPPLRELGREDVFLFPTEAAPEALAAAIARFLETDPVARLRRRVRQQFDADRLIRERLIPLLEETPS
- a CDS encoding electron transfer flavoprotein subunit beta/FixA family protein, translating into MHIVVPIKQTPDTTATLTVDASGRISWGDAPLIVNPWDEFAIEESLRLKEKFGGKVTVITMGPESAKEALKQAVAMGCDEAILLHDPAFEGSDTVVTATILAAAIRKLGAVDLVFMGKESVDGNSAQVPPALARRLGWPLLAYVGKIREIDPAGRTIVVERILEEGRQVVRAPLPAVLSAMQMNEPRYPSFMGIRKAARMQIPVWTAADLGLTPEQVGAAASAARWPSVFAPPKQEIQCEFIQGESPEEIARILVDRLLAEKVL
- a CDS encoding PIN domain-containing protein; its protein translation is MFLLDTSIWLEMLLAQERADEAERLLRQIEPSRGFMSQFTLYSLGIILFRFQRHDAFLRLIEDVFRSGFGLVKLDVEDMPTVVEAARAFRLDFDDAYQYVAAEKHGLILVSFDADFDRTPRGRRTPAQVLAALAAGGS
- a CDS encoding electron transfer flavoprotein subunit alpha/FixB family protein; this translates as MSGIWVWLEQFQGKIPSVAWETLGVARRLADAQGTAVTAVLMGDGIAALAEEAIAMGADEVRVMEHAALADFRLEPYLAAFVPHIREGAPQAVLLPSTARGRELAGGLAAELGTAALVDVIEVSVEDQRITAVRPIYEGKLFARTYVERTPAILTVRGRAFPRPDPDPNRKGEIRSVAVALDPSAFPTQVLEWIQEAEGEISLNEARIVVGGGRGVGSPEGFEPLRELARALGAALGATRAVVDAGWIPYKYQVGQTGKTISPDLYIACGVSGAIQHLSGLRGVKVIVAINKDPEAPIFKVARYGVVDDLFKIVPALTAELRRRGLARG